GAGGGATGATGGAGTGAGTGAGCTGAGGCCTGGGAGAAGGGAACGGGTAGGGCAAAGGTGTTTgagtttgtgtgattagacagttggcaaccctatcggAACAATTGTTCCAGGCTTCCCGcagattcagaaaaaaaaaaaaaaaaaaccaacactgaGATTTTGGAGAAAAAGACAGCATCttcacatgcatccgaagaagtgggtattcacccacaaaagctcatgctcctatatgtctgttagtatATAAAagccacgggactctttgctgCATCTTCATAAAGGTGCTGGTAAACCATACTGCATACTAGTGGATGTGATGTTCCTCACTTAACATGTTACAGGGCAGGCAGACAAAGATAGAAATGCAATCAAGTTGAATGTTTGACTTTTCTTTGCTTGGCCAACAAAGGATATGATCACATACAGCCAAAAACGACATGAGAAATCCTTGCAGGAATCACATTGTACACATTTTGGCAAATTTTTGTAGCAAATTCCTGAAGATGAGGGCTAAATTGTGCCCCACTAGTGCCCCAAATCCCTGATGATGTCTGTCGTCTTTGGCAATCATTTATACACCTACCAGATTGGCTGGATACACAAAGGTGCTCCACCagactataaaaagcaacagagggtcctgtggcacctttgagactaacagaagtactgggagcataagctttcgtgggtaagaacctcacttctacagattcagactaacacggctacccctctgatacttgccaccAGACTATGTGATGTGGCTATGGTCATATTCTAGTCTAGTAGAGTAAACCACAGGAAAGCTGCTATGAGGTGTTGCCATCATGGATAATATAGTAAAAATATTGCACAAGCAGAACCCCTAATTAGCACGTTCCAAAAAAATGCCACAAGGGACTAGTGGTAATAGTGGGATTCGAACCCACGTCCATATATCCAAAATTCAAAAACTCGGGCTCCAACCATTCCACAACGTCACATTTCTTACTGCCTATTGGGCCATTTCAAATACACGCCCTCCCTGTTCAGCCAATCAGCGAACCCGCCCTGCCCAGGCGCCTGGGCTTCTCCTTGAAATCAAAGCTGGGCGGACGCGGCTCTTCTACGCATGCGTAGTGGCATGATGCAGCTACACAGCCCATGCGCAGTTACAGCACACCAGCTTTTGCCCCCCATTGCCGGCTGCGTGTGGCGCATGCGCAGTGTTCCAGCGGCGGCGCGTTCGGTGTGGTGGGTCTCTAGGCCGGGTCGCTTGTTTCCCCGAGGAGGCGGCAAGGCCGGCCCCGCGCGCAGGGCGCCGAGAGGAGCCGAGGAAGcggcggctggggggaggagccgcCCCCTCTCGTCTCCCCAGCATGGGGCGCTGCTGGTGCCGCCCCGCTCGCCGGGCTCGCAGCGCCCCCGGCCTCTGCCTGCAGCGGCCTCTGCGGGGCCTGTAGGGGCGGCCGGGCCgggtcggggcaggggcagggggcggcaTGAGGAGCCGCTGCGGCCGCCCCCAGTGAATGGGCCTCGCGGCGGAGCGGGAGCAGCCGGAGCCGCCGCGATGGCTCAAGAGAAAATGGAGCTGGACCTGGAGCTGCCGGCGGGGAGCGCGCCGGCCCCGAGCGACGGGGGGAGCTTGAGGAGATCGAACAGCGCCCCCCTCATCCACGGGCTGAGGTGAGAcccgggcctgccccccccctcatATCCCCTCATCCACGGGCTGAGGTGAGACCCGGGCCTGCACCCCCCCATACCCCCTCATCCCCGGGCTGAGGTGAGAcccgggcctgcccccccccctcataCCCCCTCATCCCCGGGCTGAGGTGAGAcccgggcctgccccccccccccatatcccctcatCCCCGGGCTGAGGTGAGAcccgggcctgcccccccccatatcccctcatCCCCGGGCTGAGGTGAGAcccgggcctgccccccccctcatATCCCCCTCATCCACGGGCTGAGGTGAGAcccgggcctgcccccccccatatcccctcatCCCCGGGCTGAGGTGAGAcccgggcctgccccccccccccccatatcccctcatCCACGGGCTGAGGTGAGAcccgggcctgcccccccccatatCCCCCTCATCCCCGGGCTGAGGTGAGACCCGGGCCTGCCCCCCCCATACCCCCTCATCCACGGGCTGAGGTGAGACCCGGGcctgccccccctctccccatatCCCCTCATCCACGGGCTGAGGTGAGACCCGGGcctgccccccctctccccatatCCCCTCATCCCCGGGCTGAGGTGAGAcccgggcctgccccccccccccatatcccctcatCCCCGGGCTGAGGTGAGAcccgggcctgccccccccccccatatcccctcatCCCCGGGCTGAGGTGAGAcccgggcctgccccccccctccccatacccCCTCATCCCCGGGCTGAGGGTAGAGAcccgggcctgccccccccctccccatacccCCTCATCCCCGGGCTGAGGGTAGAGAcccgggcctgcccccccccataccCCCTCATCCCCGGGCTGAGGGTAGAGAcccgggcctgcccccccccataccCCCTCATCCCCGGGCTGAGGGTAGAGAcccgggcctgcccccccccataccCCCTCATCCCCGGGCTGAGGTGCaatttatatggtgggggtgctgagagccattgaaccaaacgcTATATACAATGTAAACCACTTCGAGCCGGGGGGAGCGGTAGCCGCCCCCTCCCTCGCATCTATGATCCATAAGCTTGGGTTGAGAGACTTTGGCCTGGCGTGTGCCCAGTCCCGGTCTCAGGTGAGATGGGGGCCCTGCCGTGGCATCTTCCTACCATCCAGTGGCTTGTCTTCCCCATGTTTGAGAGGAAGCTATGGGTTTTGATGGTTGCTTCCCTCCCGTCAGGTGAGGGGATGGATCTAATGGATCTATCAACCCGTCTTTCCCCGTCTTGATGCTTATTCAACTGATCCTTATTCCAACTTGAGTACAGTCTCCAGCTAGGAGAATGTCCACAAGTGGCTCCTCCCAACCATGATGCAGTGCGCTGTGCAATCAGGAGTTCCATAATGCTTTGGGCTAGCCCTGAAATGAGTCAATTATACGGTGTTTTTGTGGGGTGCACTAAGCCTTTGGATGAGCAAGCAAGACAGGCACTCCCCTTCCATACTGTCAGTAGTTGCTTCACTTTTTGTTGCTGCTTATGGACAACTAATTCCATATAATTCCCCAGGTTCTCCATGTAGGTTAGGCTCAGTTTAACTGTAACCTCTTCAAACCTCTTGTATAAACCCTAGTTGGGGGAAGCAAGAGTGTGAGTCCCAGCCTAGCGTCTGCTTGCTAATCTCAGTCCTGGGGACTGATCTGCTGAATACCACACCGTAATTAGAAATGTGTAACCAAACCTTTTCTGAAGATCATATCTGtagctgttttttttaaagacttaagGAAGATGGCTGTCTACAAAAGGCCCCTGAGCAGTTTAACAAAAAACACTAGCGTTTCAGATACTGAAAAGTAGAATGAGACCACTAATTTCACTCAGCTAGAGAGAAACTTGAGTCTAGCTCTTCAAAGATGACGTGCTAGTATCCCCCATGCCCTTACCTTTAGTTTTTGAAGTACTACGCCAATTAAAATGGGAAAATGTCAGTATCTTGAAAAATGTAATACAAAAAGATTGTATAACTGATGTGTGCCTTAAGTTAAAGTAACTATTGTAATCTCTTTCAGTGATAATTCACAGGTTTTTCAGCCTTATGTGTTGCGAACCCGCAGGAACAGTACAACGGTTATGAACCGTCACAGTATGGTAAGTAATCTTAAACacagtgttcacacctcaacaaTGTGTAATTGAGTGAGGGGAAATAAAAAGTTTAAACTTCATTTAAAGCTGTTCTGAAATATTCTTATGGACctcctggctggaaaatggaTTTCTTTTAATTACTTGCACATTtcctctgaaaaataagacattttcTAGATGTAAGCAGGATACCTCACAAAGCGTATTACTGATTAATACcctgtctttttgttttggttaaaaTTGCCTGTAGTTGGGATACCATAACAGAGTGGAACCCAGCATCTCTTCTGGTCTCAAAGCTCAATGCATGGAATTTGCCTGTGGGAAAGAGTAATTGCAGTCTCattttaaaataaccttgcaCAGTTGAACTGTGTCTAAAAAACAACACCCCAAAAACCTTCCATTTACTTGACTCTCTGGTAGGGTGTCTAGAGCTAGAGGTGGACAGCTGGCTTCACAGGATCAGATTAAGAGAAGGTAATTTTAAAGTAATTCATATGCTGAATGTTACTCTACTCATTACTGTTTGGGGCTTTCAGCATACAGTCCTGTAATTTATTTCACTTTTCAAAGAAGTTTGTAGGTCACTCTTACGTGTTTCCCAATCAGTTGTTAACTTGGACAAATCACGGAAAATATCATTACTGTTTTTCAGCtaaaatcattttctttttcctgtttttataggaagtaaacagggctttggagccgtgctccaggcaaaaacctacAGCTctactgctctggagctgctccagggctttggagcggagcccggaagTAAAGATTAGGTCTTGGTTCTTTAGAGAGGTTATGGGACTCAAAAGGTCCTAAAAATCTATAAAATATCTATTGCCTCTGTCTTATATTCAACCTAGGAAAAGAGTGATAGAATTCTGGTTCTAAGCTTTTTGTTATGGAGCTGTCACTTCACTGTCTGCCCTGTGCTTAATATTGTTAGTAATCATAGTAAATGCTTATTTTATGATAATGCCCAAAGCCCTCGATTAGATCTATGTGCTGTACAGACCTAGCTACAAGTCTTTGCCCCAAAGGGGTTAAGTTTACTGCAAAGGGCTATTTCCAATATTT
This region of Chrysemys picta bellii isolate R12L10 chromosome 9, ASM1138683v2, whole genome shotgun sequence genomic DNA includes:
- the LOC101941493 gene encoding PABIR family member 2 isoform X3, whose product is MRSGMMQLHSPCAVTAHQLLPPIAGCVWRMRSVPAAARSVWWVSRPGRLFPRGGGKAGPARRAPRGAEEAAAGGRSRPLSSPQHGALLVPPRSPGSQRPRPLPAAASAGPVGAAGPGRGRGRGRHEEPLRPPPVNGPRGGAGAAGAAAMAQEKMELDLELPAGSAPAPSDGGSLRRSNSAPLIHGLSDNSQVFQPYVLRTRRNSTTVMNRHSMLLSSSPIRIPSSRLHQIRREEGVDLMNRETAHEREVQTAMQISQSWEESLSLQCFSPSLQMFVSSNGLPPSPIPSPTRRFSNRRSQSPINCIRPSVLGPIKRKGEMETESQPKRLFQGTTNMLSPDVTHLTDFSSCLSSDILDRSSSSIGSSSDSLAKGSITTESPVTCSNSCSSFILMDDLSPK
- the LOC101941493 gene encoding PABIR family member 2 isoform X5, yielding MRSGMMQLHSPCAVTAHQLLPPIAGCVWRMRSVPAAARSVWWVSRPGRLFPRGGGKAGPARRAPRGAEEAAAGGRSRPLSSPQHGALLVPPRSPGSQRPRPLPAAASAGPVGAAGPGRGRGRGRHEEPLRPPPVNGPRGGAGAAGAAAMAQEKMELDLELPAGSAPAPSDGGSLRRSNSAPLIHGLSDNSQVFQPYVLRTRRNSTTVMNRHSMLLSSSPIRIPSSRLHQIRREEGVDLMNRETAHEREVQTAMQISQSWEESLSLQCFSPSLQMFVSSNGLPPSPIPSPTRRFSKRSQSPINCIRPSVLGPIKRKGEMETESQPKRLFQGTTNMLSPDVTHLTDFSSCLSSDILDRSSSSIGSSSDSLAKGSITTESPVTCSNSCSSFILMDDLSPK
- the LOC101941493 gene encoding uncharacterized protein LOC101941493 isoform X4; its protein translation is MRSGMMQLHSPCAVTAHQLLPPIAGCVWRMRSVPAAARSVWWVSRPGRLFPRGGGKAGPARRAPRGAEEAAAGGRSRPLSSPQHGALLVPPRSPGSQRPRPLPAAASAGPVGAAGPGRGRGRGRHEEPLRPPPVNGPRGGAGAAGAAAMAQEKMELDLELPAGSAPAPSDGGSLRRSNSAPLIHGLSDNSQVFQPYVLRTRRNSTTVMNRHSMLLSSSPIRIPSSRLHQIRREEGVDLMNRETAHEREVQTAMQISQSWEESLSLSDNDLDKSEKSSSPKRIDFIPVSPAPSPTRGIGKQCFSPSLQMFVSSNGLPPSPIPSPTRRFSKRSQSPINCIRPSVLGPIKRKVCVRIQSILHLCSLASICMMEAIIISSKENEHSLHAPENEFSGLPVLE